One Bradyrhizobium manausense DNA segment encodes these proteins:
- a CDS encoding MarR family transcriptional regulator — translation MRRSSAQGVLYGQTVANVAGIANSDLECMDILYLEGRVTAGRLAEVTGLTTGAITGVVDRLEKAGLVRRERDEADRRKVYIAVVQETAMKIGQLYVPMQQAMEKVFNAYSDEELRLLLRFANEGYKGVVAATATLKSLLDTPPEKRPDLKLKQRRRET, via the coding sequence TATGGCCAGACTGTTGCGAACGTTGCCGGAATTGCCAATTCCGATCTCGAATGCATGGACATCCTCTATCTCGAGGGGCGGGTGACCGCGGGCCGGCTTGCCGAGGTCACGGGGCTCACGACCGGCGCCATCACCGGCGTGGTTGATCGGCTCGAGAAGGCGGGATTGGTGCGCCGGGAGCGGGACGAGGCCGATCGGCGCAAGGTCTACATCGCCGTCGTGCAGGAGACCGCGATGAAGATCGGCCAGCTCTACGTGCCGATGCAACAGGCGATGGAGAAGGTATTCAATGCCTATTCCGACGAGGAACTACGGCTGTTGTTGCGCTTCGCCAATGAAGGATACAAGGGTGTGGTCGCGGCGACGGCGACGCTGAAGAGCCTGCTTGATACGCCGCCGGAGAAACGCCCCGATCTCAAGCTGAAGCAACGTCGTCGCGAGACCTGA
- a CDS encoding O-antigen ligase family protein, with amino-acid sequence MAYAATAGEMTVAAPAAPGVLALQRALVWLVGASGAIVFIEPSPYEIATLLATVAFFATGLRLRLVLMPLVLALVLLNVGYTISAIPLLDQSEVASWIATSWYMAVTVVFFAMVTSEDTAARLDMLRRGLVVGAMIASLSAIAGYFNLVPGGHDLLTLYERARGTFKDPNVLGAFLILPALFALQSVVSDKPGKAFRNVIAFGVMSLAILLAFSRAAWGGLILTSAFMLTLMVLTSRTNAQRSRIIIMAIVAVVLGLALIAVLLSFDSIAEMFKQRASFDQSYDEGRFGRFGRHILGAQMALDLPFGIGPLQFHRFFPEDTHNSYLNAFMSGGWLSGVCYPALVFTTVIMGFRHIFVRVPWQRAYLAVFSAFVGTVGESFVIDTDHWRHFWMMLGAMWGMIAAAQAYKIRSRDDVASA; translated from the coding sequence ATGGCGTATGCGGCGACAGCCGGAGAAATGACTGTAGCCGCGCCGGCCGCACCCGGCGTGCTGGCCTTGCAGCGCGCGCTGGTGTGGCTGGTCGGCGCCTCAGGCGCCATCGTCTTCATCGAGCCGAGCCCCTACGAGATCGCGACGCTGCTCGCCACCGTCGCTTTCTTCGCCACCGGCCTGCGGCTCAGGCTCGTGCTGATGCCGCTGGTGCTGGCCCTGGTCCTGCTCAATGTCGGCTACACCATCAGCGCGATTCCGCTGCTCGACCAGTCCGAGGTCGCAAGCTGGATCGCGACCTCCTGGTACATGGCGGTCACCGTGGTGTTCTTCGCGATGGTCACCTCCGAAGACACGGCGGCGCGGCTCGACATGCTGCGCCGCGGCCTCGTGGTCGGTGCGATGATCGCCTCGCTCTCCGCGATCGCGGGCTATTTCAACCTGGTTCCCGGTGGCCACGACCTGCTGACGCTGTACGAGCGCGCCCGCGGCACCTTCAAGGACCCGAACGTGCTCGGCGCCTTCCTGATCCTGCCGGCGTTGTTTGCGCTCCAGAGCGTGGTCTCGGACAAGCCCGGCAAGGCGTTCCGCAACGTCATCGCCTTCGGCGTCATGTCGCTGGCGATCCTGCTCGCCTTCTCCCGCGCCGCCTGGGGCGGGCTGATCCTGACCTCGGCCTTCATGCTGACGCTGATGGTGCTGACCAGCCGTACCAACGCGCAGCGCTCGCGCATCATCATCATGGCCATCGTCGCGGTGGTGCTGGGCCTGGCGCTGATCGCGGTGCTGCTGTCGTTCGATTCCATCGCCGAGATGTTCAAGCAGCGCGCAAGCTTCGACCAGAGCTACGACGAGGGCCGCTTCGGCCGCTTCGGCCGGCACATCCTGGGTGCGCAGATGGCGCTCGACCTGCCGTTCGGAATCGGCCCACTGCAATTCCACCGCTTCTTTCCCGAAGACACTCACAATTCCTATCTGAACGCCTTCATGTCAGGCGGCTGGCTCTCCGGCGTGTGCTATCCCGCGCTGGTTTTCACCACCGTCATCATGGGCTTCCGGCACATCTTCGTCCGCGTGCCCTGGCAGCGCGCTTATCTCGCGGTGTTCTCGGCGTTCGTCGGCACCGTCGGCGAAAGCTTCGTGATCGACACCGACCACTGGCGTCACTTCTGGATGATGCTGGGCGCGATGTGGGGCATGATCGCGGCCGCGCAGGCCTACAAGATCAGGTCTCGCGACGACGTTGCTTCAGCTTGA
- a CDS encoding undecaprenyl-phosphate glucose phosphotransferase, whose product MEPLNARSMLDAATSAAAKPAEQPFVERRRRLTPAALEVVNQKVARAYSPIVIAGIARVIDFVLLSMVGIAVYVGYVMPVVGFSWIYPTEIVAVAVAAVVCFQAADIYQVQLFRGQLRQMTRMISSWSFVFLMFIGISFFAKFGSDISRLWLAAFYFLGLAVLVGERLVLRSLVRSWARQGRLDRRTIIVGSDSNGEGLVEALKAQEDSDIHVLGVFDDRNDSRALDTCAGASKLGKVDDIVEFARRTRVDLVLFALPISAETRILEMLKKLWVLPVDIRLSAHTNKLRFRPRSYSYLGEVPTLDVFEAPITDWDLVMKWLFDRVVGGLALLAALPVMALVALAVKLDSPGPVLFRQKRFGFNNERIDVYKFRSMYHHQADPTASKVVTKNDPRVTRVGRFIRKTSLDELPQLFNVMFSGNLSLVGPRPHAVQGKLQSRLFDEAVDGYFARHRVKPGITGWAQINGWRGEIDNEEKIQKRVEFDLYYIENWSVLFDLYILLKTPISLLTKNENAY is encoded by the coding sequence GTGGAACCGCTCAACGCACGCTCGATGCTCGATGCCGCGACCAGCGCCGCGGCCAAGCCGGCTGAACAGCCTTTTGTCGAACGACGCCGCCGCCTGACGCCGGCCGCGCTCGAGGTCGTCAACCAGAAGGTCGCGCGCGCCTATTCGCCGATCGTGATCGCCGGCATCGCGCGCGTCATCGATTTCGTGCTGCTGAGCATGGTCGGCATCGCCGTGTATGTCGGCTATGTCATGCCGGTGGTCGGGTTCAGCTGGATCTATCCGACGGAGATCGTCGCTGTCGCGGTTGCCGCAGTGGTCTGCTTCCAGGCCGCCGACATCTACCAGGTGCAGCTGTTCCGCGGTCAGCTCAGGCAGATGACACGGATGATCTCGTCCTGGTCGTTCGTCTTCCTGATGTTCATCGGCATCTCCTTCTTCGCCAAGTTCGGCAGCGACATCTCGCGGCTGTGGCTCGCCGCTTTCTACTTTCTCGGCCTCGCCGTGCTGGTCGGCGAACGCCTCGTCCTGCGCTCGCTGGTGCGCAGCTGGGCGCGCCAGGGTCGGCTCGATCGCCGCACCATCATCGTCGGCTCCGACAGCAACGGTGAGGGACTGGTCGAAGCACTGAAGGCGCAGGAGGATTCCGACATCCACGTGCTCGGCGTATTCGACGACCGCAACGACAGCCGCGCGCTGGACACCTGCGCCGGCGCAAGCAAGCTCGGCAAGGTCGACGACATCGTCGAGTTCGCCCGTCGCACCCGTGTCGATCTCGTGCTGTTCGCGCTGCCGATCTCGGCGGAGACGCGCATCCTGGAGATGCTGAAGAAGCTCTGGGTGCTCCCGGTCGACATCCGCTTGTCCGCGCATACCAACAAGCTGCGTTTCCGTCCCCGCTCGTATTCCTATCTCGGCGAGGTGCCGACACTCGACGTGTTCGAGGCACCGATCACCGACTGGGATCTGGTGATGAAGTGGCTGTTCGACCGTGTCGTCGGCGGCCTCGCATTGCTCGCGGCCCTCCCGGTGATGGCGCTGGTGGCGCTGGCCGTTAAGCTCGACAGCCCCGGCCCCGTGCTGTTCCGTCAGAAGCGGTTCGGCTTCAACAACGAGCGCATCGACGTCTACAAGTTCCGCTCGATGTATCACCATCAGGCGGACCCGACTGCTTCGAAGGTCGTGACCAAGAACGATCCGCGCGTCACCCGCGTCGGCCGCTTCATCCGCAAGACCAGCCTCGACGAGCTGCCGCAGCTCTTCAACGTGATGTTCTCGGGCAATCTCTCCCTGGTCGGCCCGCGCCCCCATGCGGTGCAGGGCAAGCTCCAGAGCCGCCTGTTCGACGAGGCCGTCGACGGCTACTTCGCGCGCCACCGCGTCAAGCCCGGCATCACCGGCTGGGCCCAGATCAACGGCTGGCGCGGCGAGATCGACAACGAAGAGAAGATCCAGAAGCGCGTCGAGTTCGATCTGTACTATATCGAGAACTGGTCGGTTCTGTTCGACCTCTACATTCTCCTGAAGACGCCGATCTCGCTGCTGACCAAGAACGAGAACGCGTATTGA
- a CDS encoding glycosyltransferase family 4 protein has product MPPSPDQPLRILHAVRAPVGGIFRHILDLANGQVDRGHHVGILADSLTGGERAEKALAELAPRLKLGVHRLAIRREPSPDDFLVWLRMRRLAGRLKPDVMHGHGAKAGAFVRMRRRSDDTIRIYTPHGGSLHYPLNTLKGEFYARLERTLMNATDLFLFESAFARDTYQRIVGTPKGVVHCVFNGVTPEEFEPVVIADDATDLAYVGEFRHIKGADLLVNAVALLHERGKKVTLTLGGDGEETAALKAQVERLGLTDAIRFIGHVKARYGFSKGRLLVVPSRGDSMPYVVIEAGAAGIPMIAARVGGIPEIFGSESPALFAASNAEAMAEAITAALVDTQATAQRASALRERISAHFSQQAMVDGVLAGYRDAFTNH; this is encoded by the coding sequence ATGCCTCCCTCTCCCGACCAGCCGCTTCGAATCCTGCACGCTGTGCGCGCCCCCGTCGGCGGCATCTTCAGGCACATCCTCGACCTCGCCAACGGCCAGGTCGATCGCGGCCACCATGTCGGGATTCTCGCCGACAGCCTCACCGGTGGCGAGCGCGCCGAGAAGGCGCTGGCCGAGCTCGCGCCGCGCCTGAAGCTCGGCGTGCACCGGCTTGCGATCCGCCGTGAACCTTCGCCGGACGATTTCCTGGTGTGGTTGCGGATGCGGCGCCTGGCCGGCCGGCTCAAGCCCGATGTCATGCACGGCCACGGCGCCAAGGCCGGCGCCTTTGTCCGCATGCGGCGGCGCTCCGACGACACCATCCGTATCTACACCCCGCACGGCGGCTCGTTGCACTACCCTCTCAACACCTTGAAGGGAGAGTTTTACGCACGTCTTGAACGCACGCTGATGAACGCGACGGATCTGTTCCTGTTCGAGAGTGCCTTCGCGCGCGACACGTATCAGCGCATCGTCGGCACCCCCAAGGGCGTGGTGCATTGCGTCTTCAACGGCGTGACGCCGGAGGAGTTCGAGCCCGTCGTCATCGCCGACGACGCTACCGACCTCGCCTATGTCGGCGAGTTCAGGCACATCAAGGGCGCCGATCTGCTGGTCAATGCGGTCGCGCTTTTGCATGAGCGCGGCAAGAAGGTGACGCTGACGCTCGGCGGCGACGGCGAGGAGACGGCGGCACTGAAGGCGCAAGTCGAAAGACTCGGCCTGACGGACGCGATCCGCTTCATCGGCCACGTCAAGGCACGCTACGGCTTCTCCAAGGGCCGGTTGCTGGTCGTGCCCTCACGCGGCGATTCCATGCCCTATGTCGTGATCGAGGCGGGCGCGGCCGGCATTCCCATGATCGCGGCGCGCGTCGGCGGCATCCCCGAGATTTTCGGCAGCGAGAGCCCTGCCCTGTTCGCGGCGAGCAACGCCGAGGCGATGGCCGAGGCGATCACCGCCGCGCTCGTGGATACGCAGGCGACCGCGCAGCGCGCATCCGCCTTGCGCGAGCGCATTTCGGCGCACTTCTCTCAGCAGGCCATGGTCGACGGCGTGCTCGCGGGATATCGCGACGCATTCACCAACCATTAA
- a CDS encoding GumC family protein: protein MRLAFWRAGKDKAVIERAVSKAKHEAKPEPKPRVEAKPAPIAAKQAPAETGDIDLHALGGALARKRGWIIVPTVLALVASVAIVNLITPRYKSEARILIDGRENVFLRPSSDRSTEERQALDPEAVTSQVQLVLSRDLAREIIKKNKLAERPEFDPVLQGVSPLKSLAALVGIGRDPFSMTPEERVLDAYYDRLQAYAVDKSRVIVIEFQSADPDLAVRVANSIADGYLVLQQAARQDQARNASQWLSGEIENLRKKVSDAEARVEDFRSKSSLFVGTNNTTLSNQQLGEVNTQLNNARALKADAESKARLIREMLQSGKPIEASEVVNSELMRRLSEQRVTLRAQLAEQSSTLLGNHPRIKELKAQLGDLDGQIRDEAAKISRSLENDARIADGRVNGLTTSLEQLKKQATSTNGQDVQLRALEREAKAQRDLLETYLAKYREANTRETIDTAPTEGRVISRAIVSNTPAYPKKLPIVLIATLATLLLSSGLVVTGELLRQTAPRTIATLAPAMVRREPVVQEPVAQEPVIQEPVVDAVEIEPAPLQPEMTADADLSEIAEIGQLAESLRAAGSAAKKITVLGTASGDAITLSTLTLARHLARDARVVVVDLAASSPTIAAVSVDPTAPGLAELMQGQASFAQVITRDKLSRLHLVMAGRPGFDRSLLQSPRVTLAIDALLRAYDHVLVDAGSAEDLPADLLTANARAVVVPDASMEADARALMCEQLKAVGFSDVTMLSRPVQPSDAIEAPRVVAA from the coding sequence ATGCGTTTAGCGTTCTGGCGTGCCGGCAAGGACAAGGCCGTCATCGAGCGGGCCGTTTCGAAGGCCAAGCACGAAGCCAAACCTGAGCCCAAGCCCCGGGTTGAAGCCAAGCCCGCGCCGATCGCCGCAAAACAGGCGCCCGCCGAAACCGGTGACATCGATCTGCACGCACTTGGCGGCGCGCTCGCGCGCAAGCGCGGCTGGATCATCGTGCCGACGGTGCTGGCGCTCGTTGCCTCCGTCGCCATCGTCAATCTCATCACGCCGCGCTACAAGTCGGAAGCCCGCATCCTGATCGATGGCCGCGAGAACGTTTTCCTGAGGCCGAGCAGCGACCGCAGCACCGAGGAACGGCAGGCACTCGACCCCGAGGCCGTCACCAGCCAGGTGCAACTCGTGCTGTCGCGCGACCTCGCGCGCGAGATCATCAAGAAGAACAAGCTCGCCGAGCGGCCGGAATTCGATCCGGTGCTGCAGGGCGTTTCGCCATTGAAGTCACTTGCGGCGCTGGTCGGCATCGGCCGCGATCCGTTCTCGATGACGCCGGAAGAGCGTGTCCTGGATGCCTATTACGATCGGCTGCAGGCCTACGCCGTCGACAAGTCGCGCGTGATCGTCATCGAATTCCAGTCGGCTGACCCGGATCTCGCCGTTCGTGTCGCCAACTCGATCGCCGACGGTTATCTCGTGCTCCAGCAGGCCGCACGCCAGGACCAGGCGCGCAATGCGAGCCAGTGGCTTTCGGGCGAGATCGAGAATTTGCGCAAGAAGGTCTCCGATGCCGAAGCCAGGGTCGAGGACTTCCGTTCCAAATCGTCGCTGTTCGTCGGCACAAACAACACCACGCTGTCGAACCAGCAATTGGGCGAGGTCAATACCCAGCTCAACAATGCGCGCGCGCTGAAGGCCGATGCCGAATCCAAGGCCCGGCTGATCCGCGAGATGCTCCAGAGCGGCAAGCCGATCGAGGCCTCCGAAGTCGTGAACTCCGAGCTGATGCGGCGGCTGTCGGAGCAGCGGGTGACGCTGCGTGCGCAGCTTGCCGAACAATCGTCCACGCTGCTCGGCAACCATCCGCGCATCAAGGAATTGAAGGCACAACTCGGCGATCTCGACGGTCAGATCCGCGACGAGGCAGCAAAAATCTCGCGCTCGCTTGAAAACGATGCGCGGATCGCTGACGGCCGGGTCAACGGCCTGACCACCAGCCTCGAGCAGCTCAAGAAGCAGGCGACCTCGACCAACGGGCAGGATGTCCAGCTGCGGGCGCTCGAGCGCGAGGCCAAAGCCCAGCGCGACCTGCTCGAGACCTATCTCGCCAAATACCGCGAAGCCAACACCCGCGAGACCATCGACACCGCGCCGACCGAAGGACGCGTCATCTCGCGCGCGATCGTTTCCAACACGCCTGCCTATCCGAAAAAGCTGCCGATCGTGCTGATCGCGACGCTGGCGACGCTGCTGCTGTCGTCCGGTCTGGTGGTCACCGGCGAGCTGCTGCGCCAGACCGCGCCGCGCACCATTGCCACGCTCGCGCCGGCGATGGTTCGCCGGGAGCCGGTCGTCCAAGAGCCGGTCGCCCAGGAGCCCGTCATCCAGGAGCCGGTCGTCGATGCGGTCGAGATTGAGCCCGCGCCGCTCCAGCCGGAGATGACGGCCGATGCCGATCTCAGCGAAATCGCCGAGATCGGGCAGCTGGCCGAAAGCCTGAGGGCTGCGGGGTCGGCCGCGAAGAAAATCACCGTCCTCGGCACCGCATCGGGCGATGCCATCACGCTGTCGACGCTGACGCTGGCCCGCCACCTGGCGCGCGACGCGCGCGTCGTCGTGGTCGATCTCGCCGCATCCTCGCCGACGATTGCTGCGGTGTCCGTCGATCCGACGGCGCCCGGTCTTGCCGAATTGATGCAGGGGCAGGCCTCGTTTGCCCAGGTCATCACGCGCGACAAGCTCTCGCGGCTGCATCTGGTCATGGCTGGCCGTCCCGGTTTCGATCGCAGCCTGCTCCAGTCGCCGCGGGTGACGCTCGCCATCGACGCGTTGCTGCGCGCTTACGATCATGTGCTGGTCGATGCGGGGAGCGCCGAGGACTTGCCGGCCGATCTGCTGACTGCGAATGCCCGCGCCGTCGTGGTGCCTGATGCCTCGATGGAGGCGGATGCGCGCGCGCTGATGTGCGAGCAGCTCAAGGCGGTCGGCTTCAGCGATGTGACGATGCTGAGCCGGCCGGTGCAGCCGTCAGATGCCATTGAGGCGCCGCGCGTGGTGGCGGCGTAG
- a CDS encoding GNAT family N-acetyltransferase, with protein sequence MTMAATVQGRTAESPARSKASRVAHVDVVGDLAEAEAVWRALEEPGHLSTPYQRYDLLASWQRSVGEREGARPVIVIARDAEQRPLALLPLTLRQSHGVRMACFMGGKHTTFNMGLWNAEFAAQAVGADLDTLFAPLRDQVDVLALLQQPRRWHDQQNPFALLSQQSAINGCPLLAMEPGGAPASRISNSFRRRLKSKEKKLQTLAGYRYHLATTDADISRLLDWFFRVKPARMAEQKLPDVFAEPGVEQFIRSACLAPRGEGRIIDIHALECDEEVIAIFAGVADGQRFSTMFNTYTMSEHARYSPGLILLRNIIDGYAERGYRSLDLGIGTDDYKRMFCKDDEDIFDSFVPLTSRGKLAAMAMSSLNHGKRLVKQNQMLFDLARRLRQAFG encoded by the coding sequence ATGACCATGGCTGCGACGGTGCAAGGCCGGACGGCAGAATCGCCAGCGCGGTCGAAAGCGAGCCGTGTCGCGCATGTCGATGTCGTCGGTGATCTCGCCGAGGCCGAAGCGGTCTGGCGCGCGCTCGAAGAACCCGGCCACCTCTCCACGCCCTACCAGCGGTACGATCTCCTCGCCTCATGGCAACGTTCGGTCGGAGAACGTGAAGGCGCCCGCCCCGTCATCGTCATTGCCCGCGACGCCGAGCAGCGCCCGCTCGCGCTGCTGCCGCTCACACTCCGCCAAAGCCATGGCGTCCGCATGGCCTGCTTCATGGGCGGCAAGCATACGACCTTCAACATGGGGCTGTGGAACGCCGAATTCGCAGCGCAGGCCGTGGGCGCCGATCTCGACACTCTGTTCGCGCCCTTGCGTGATCAGGTCGACGTGCTCGCGCTGCTGCAGCAACCCAGGCGCTGGCACGATCAGCAGAACCCGTTTGCGCTGCTGTCGCAGCAGAGCGCCATCAATGGCTGCCCACTGCTGGCGATGGAGCCGGGCGGCGCGCCCGCATCGAGAATCAGCAACTCCTTCCGCCGCCGGCTGAAGAGCAAGGAGAAGAAACTCCAGACGCTCGCCGGCTATCGTTATCACCTTGCCACGACAGATGCGGACATCAGCCGCCTGCTCGACTGGTTCTTCCGCGTCAAGCCTGCGCGGATGGCGGAGCAGAAACTGCCCGATGTCTTTGCCGAGCCAGGTGTCGAACAGTTCATCCGCAGCGCCTGTCTCGCGCCGCGCGGCGAAGGTCGGATCATCGACATCCATGCGCTCGAATGCGACGAGGAAGTCATCGCAATCTTCGCCGGCGTCGCCGACGGCCAGCGCTTCTCGACGATGTTCAACACCTACACGATGTCGGAGCACGCCCGCTACAGCCCTGGCCTGATCCTGCTGCGCAACATCATCGACGGCTACGCCGAGCGCGGCTACCGCTCGCTTGACCTCGGCATCGGCACCGACGACTACAAGCGCATGTTCTGCAAGGACGACGAGGACATCTTCGACAGCTTCGTGCCGCTAACTTCGCGCGGCAAGCTTGCAGCGATGGCGATGTCCTCGCTCAACCACGGCAAGCGCCTGGTGAAGCAGAACCAGATGCTGTTCGACCTGGCACGACGGCTGCGCCAGGCGTTCGGTTAG